The following proteins are co-located in the Triticum aestivum cultivar Chinese Spring chromosome 1A, IWGSC CS RefSeq v2.1, whole genome shotgun sequence genome:
- the LOC123119444 gene encoding uncharacterized protein — MYAASPYLSHVAYCLTSHASKVGVLLHWRVDLGGFFFLQISRCIKTPSPIVLQIPSHFPLSPPATKSLAGVVLPAPTPCPAPLTAGVAASATSCSSLEACLHRAPAALLAAAAVHSSPSSTASGVWFHGEEACFRHRGSPWMGVLPLPGHGNGCNFWHWEREYVAYLVEKMFLTGDNAVDVIGWSEDRREELERRNEERRARGMMAVGFRGSCCEERSESLLQVGK, encoded by the exons ATGTACGCTGCGTCGCCGTATTTGTCCCACGTGGCGTACTGTTTGACCAGCCACGCAAGCAAGGTGGGGGTTCTTTTGCACTGGCGAGTTGATTTGGGGggctttttttttttgcaaatttcacGTTGTATTAAAACCCCCTCCCCCATCGTCCTCCAAATCCCTAGCCATTTTCCTCTTTCGCCGCCGGCCACCAAATCCCTAGCCGGCGTCGTCCTGCCGGCGCCCACTCCCTGCCCAGCACCGCTCACCGCCGGCGTCGCCGCTTCTGCAACGAGTTGTTCTTCCCTTGAAGCATGTCTGCATCGAGCTCCTGCCGCTCTTCTCGCCGCGGCGGCGGTCCATTCATCCCCCTCATCTACTGCCAGTGGGGTGTGGTTCCATGGTGAAGAAGCATGTTTCCGGCACAGAGGATCACCCTGGATGGGTGTACTACCGCTACCCGGTCATGGT AATGGATGCAATTTCTGGCATTGGGAGAGGGAGTATGTTGCTTACTTGGTGGAGAAGATGTTTCTCACTGGAGATAATGCTGTGGATGTAATTGGGTGGTCTGAAGACAGGAGAGAAGAGTTGGAGCGGCGCAATGAAGAGAGAAGAGCTAGAGGGATGATGGCAGTAGGATTTAGGGGTTCATGCTGTGAGGAGAGGAGTGAATCTTTATTGCAGGTTGGCAAGTAG
- the LOC123119368 gene encoding uncharacterized protein has translation MADRLVLLVLVVAAASPTVASPVAAARPCNTLFISSHSANANPSNDPDHRSPITTTVITVFRIRRFGPHFLRTQGHAHPHLNQHHHHHLHSIPANIQIRRPELPEPPHSAAGVAASIQDRVKDILVVLVGILFGLGCGALTAASMYLVWSVIAGPGASSHYDELYGDEASDSESPKKVGYVIIPGVEAYDGGKN, from the coding sequence ATGGCCGACCGCCTCGTCCTgctcgtcctcgtcgtcgccgccgcatcccccaccgtagcctccccAGTGGCCGCCGCGCGTCCCTGCAACACCCTCTTCATCTCCTCCCACTCGGCCAACGCTAACCCCAGCAACGACCCCGACCACCGCTCCCCCATCACCACGACGGTCATCACCGTCTTCCGCATCCGCCGCTTCGGCCCCCACTTCCTCCGCACCCAAGGCCACGCGCATCCCCACCtcaaccagcaccaccaccaccacctacacTCCATCCCCGCCAACATCCAGATTCGCCGCCCCGAGCTCCCAGAGCCTCCCCACTCTGCGGCCGGCGTTGCCGCGAGCATCCAGGACCGCGTCAAGGACATCCTCGTGGTCCTCGTCGGGATCCTCTTCGGTCTCGGCTGCGGCGCGCTCACCGCTGCCTCCATGTACCTCGTGTGGTCCGTAATCGCCGGCCCCGGCGCGTCCTCCCACTACGACGAGCTCTACGGCGACGAGGCGTCCGACTCCGAGAGCCCCAAGAAGGTTGGCTATGTCATCATCCCCGGCGTCGAGGCCTACGACGGTGGTAAGAACTAG